The Aedes aegypti strain LVP_AGWG chromosome 1, AaegL5.0 Primary Assembly, whole genome shotgun sequence sequence ACCCGCtgttattgagttgcctcaatagcatatctgctacgagattccacaaaagtggtgacaagactaccccttgggggcatccgcaaacactcaattttgactcgagaataacttttgaaaatggcccatatatttttgcatgcaatttatttcaaaaactcttaggccgaaacagtttattttagagaaaaattttCTATGGAGAAGTTGTAGTGCACTGTTTGGGCTACAAGAAAAaagtatacactgaaaaaatatgtcatgtattttcaagaaaaattaaaaaaataaaactcaaaatttaacTGCACAAAAActccattttcaatattttttttttaatttgcaccGTAGATTTTTGATAATAAACAGATTtttaggacaaagtttcatgatggagaaattttttacaaattttgtttcaaagaaCAACTTTTCGTCGTTTtccataattttgttttttcgtcaaaataaatacgttctgatgataaaataagaattttgaaattattttcaaccATATTGATTATATGGATAACTTTTAGAGAAGTGATCAAGATAATCAATATGGTTTAGATTCATTTCAAGATTGTTATtatatcatcagaacgtatttatttcaacaaaaaataaaaattttgaaaatcgaccaaaagttatATTCagcaaaacttttttataaaaaaaattctccatcatgcaactttgtcccaaacatctgtttgctAGCAAGATTctttggtgaaaatttaaaaaaatattgaaaatggggtttttgtgtaatttaaaatttagtttttatttttgattttttaatgcaaataaacaaaataatttttcagtgtatatttttttcttatagtccacttcaacttcttcatagaacattattctctgagttagaattttttaaataagttgcaaaattttccaaaagttattcttgagtcaaaataatcgatttttctacggaaaacacttattttaccataccaaaaacatgtgcaaaatttaattaaaatcgaagattatcgagcacgatttttattaatttcgACTCAATCTGGATGGAATCCATCTTCTTTGTTTCGCTTATATGGCAGaatgcaatacttttctaaaccatcataAAATAACTTCTGAGCATCGAATATGTATTGACAATAAGTATTGTTTAATACATtattgtcgttttcgtttttaggaactgggttggtgatcaacacataaacaatcCAACGTCAAGCAagttgtagttcggtcgaacctgaatcgggttgaggttgaaactgtgattcagaacgggttacgccagttccaacctatgttcaaaaacgaattcgacatatgtatgaattctgtggcaatttttgcaagttcgtaaacttgcatgcaagttggctgaaatactcaaattcagcattttcaacagctaatatctcaaaaactagacgtgctgtgatatCATTCAAAAagtcaatggattcagcaatcctgaattaagtaaatagtggtattttggtgctttacacaaaaatgtgttccgcaTAGTAACTGTTCTGGCTCAGTTTTTACgtcgttttttttaaatgacgtgtttaaaaaaaatcgtgcaaAAATGAAACACGTTTAATAAAACAGCAGTATTTTTCGTGGAGGCGGGTCTCAGACATTTCATAGAAGTTTCGCAAGATGTGCCATGCAACAACCGTGCAATGAAAAGCTTTGGTTTGTTTGTTTCTTTTAGGTTTTCGATGTGTTGCAAGAAACCTTGTGTTCATTCGGGCGACGTCCGTTTTGATAGCTTTTGAATTTACATTCACCCTGTGATACGATAAATTAACAAAAAACACATAATCACAAATGCTTACCACGGGATCAGATGTTTTCCAACATTTATGATACCAAAACGCGCGCTCGCATTTTGTTTTTCCTTTAGGTTTCAGGCATTTCGATCCCATTTTCAGGGCAATGTCTTCATATTCTTCCGGAACAGAGTCCATAACTTTTCCCAAGTGTAGCTCTCCTTTGTCATCCGTGTAACGCAATTTTTCGAACAGACACTGCATGTAGCATTTCAGTTTCTCATCGTCCTCAAAAATATCTTCATCGCTGAACCTTTTGATGGCAGCTTCACTTACTCCCGTACTGGCTACACACATTTTGTGCGGCTTTTTGGAAATCTCAAGAACGAACGGTGGTGGATATTCAGCATCTCTTCTTGGGATGGGTTTATCAGCTGCAAGCGTTAGCATCACTTCAAGCAATACTACTGCCATATTGAGCAAAATCATTCCGATTAACGTACCCGTAGAGTTTACAAATCGCAAGACTATCATGTCACGAGAAAACTGGCCTTTTATGTCACTTTTAATCAATCATAAAAGGAAGCAGCAAATCGATTAGTGCTGTCACAACTCGACTGGATTTCCGTTTCACTCAACGTATAATTAGGTTTATCCAGAAAGCAGGGTTCATTTGAACAAAGTTGTTTTGTGTGTAGCAAAATCAAGAA is a genomic window containing:
- the LOC5579386 gene encoding pheromone-binding protein-related protein 6 → MIVLRFVNSTGTLIGMILLNMAVVLLEVMLTLAADKPIPRRDAEYPPPFVLEISKKPHKMCVASTGVSEAAIKRFSDEDIFEDDEKLKCYMQCLFEKLRYTDDKGELHLGKVMDSVPEEYEDIALKMGSKCLKPKGKTKCERAFWYHKCWKTSDPVNYYLV